Proteins from one Chlorogloeopsis sp. ULAP01 genomic window:
- a CDS encoding aminoglycoside phosphotransferase family protein, producing the protein MTSGKMHVDEVDTNTSLVSRLLASQFPQWADLPIEPVQSAGTDNAVYRLGNDMAVRLPRIHWAIAQVEKEHHWLPRLASFLPLTIPIPLAKGEPSEGYPWQWSVYRWLEGESATMECIANPRQAATDLAQFIADLQRIDTTGGPLAVDNNLRGIPLAMRDTYTREAIAALDGMIDTDAAIIVWEDALQAPEWDRAPVWFHGDLLPGNLLVEGGRLSAVIDFGGLGVGDPACDLMIAWGLFSGESRDVFRVALGIDDATWARGRGHALSQAVIFIPYYLNTNPVGVSNARRTINAVLADYWASN; encoded by the coding sequence ATGACTTCTGGCAAAATGCATGTTGACGAAGTAGACACCAACACATCACTCGTGAGCCGATTGCTCGCATCCCAGTTCCCGCAATGGGCCGACCTTCCCATCGAGCCAGTTCAGTCCGCTGGCACAGACAATGCGGTCTATCGTCTCGGTAATGATATGGCTGTGCGGCTACCCCGTATCCATTGGGCTATCGCTCAGGTGGAGAAGGAGCACCATTGGTTGCCGAGACTTGCCTCTTTCCTACCGCTTACTATCCCCATTCCGCTCGCGAAGGGCGAACCTAGTGAGGGCTACCCCTGGCAGTGGTCAGTCTATCGGTGGCTCGAAGGTGAGAGCGCGACGATGGAGTGCATTGCCAATCCACGCCAGGCGGCAACTGATCTGGCGCAATTCATCGCAGATCTGCAAAGGATCGATACCACAGGCGGACCGCTCGCTGTGGACAATAACTTGCGCGGCATTCCTCTAGCGATGCGAGACACGTACACCCGCGAGGCGATCGCAGCCCTAGATGGCATGATCGATACCGATGCAGCAATTATAGTGTGGGAAGACGCCCTTCAGGCACCCGAATGGGATCGCGCACCTGTCTGGTTTCACGGAGACTTGCTACCTGGAAACCTGCTGGTCGAAGGAGGACGCTTAAGTGCCGTAATCGACTTTGGAGGTCTGGGTGTGGGAGATCCCGCCTGCGACTTGATGATCGCATGGGGATTGTTCTCAGGTGAGAGCCGGGACGTGTTCCGCGTAGCACTAGGGATCGATGACGCGACGTGGGCGCGAGGTCGTGGCCACGCACTGTCCCAAGCGGTAATCTTCATCCCATACTACTTGAACACCAACCCTGTGGGAGTCAGCAACGCCCGACGCACGATCAATGCAGTTCTTGCTGACTATTGGGCGAGCAATTGA
- a CDS encoding cyanoexosortase B system-associated protein, giving the protein MNYSKFFQQRYFSQGVALLLLLLLLALGAVPGYLTGRWQWQQPLPVTNLKQLRQIRQTGLTLPNWQTIEQAQQQIGEHKWSSQVLQKQGANTQVLLLLLPQNGPKNQPQVEWTDIDSWGRLRWGQWNQAQNRSVKFTLKHPQENALTTETKVTASFFRAVTREQTFAVLQWYAWRNGGDSSPLQWLLADQVAQLQKQRAAWVAVSILMPMEPLGQIETVWPEVKSIGETVQAALMAGFL; this is encoded by the coding sequence ATGAATTACTCTAAATTTTTCCAGCAACGCTACTTTTCTCAGGGAGTAGCTCTGTTGTTATTACTACTATTGTTAGCGCTAGGAGCAGTTCCAGGATACCTAACAGGACGCTGGCAATGGCAACAACCACTTCCTGTCACAAATCTTAAACAACTCAGACAGATACGCCAGACAGGATTAACTCTTCCTAATTGGCAAACGATTGAACAAGCTCAACAACAAATCGGCGAGCACAAATGGTCATCGCAGGTACTCCAGAAACAAGGTGCCAACACTCAAGTTTTGTTACTTTTATTACCCCAAAATGGCCCTAAAAACCAGCCTCAAGTAGAGTGGACAGACATTGACAGTTGGGGAAGGTTGCGTTGGGGACAGTGGAACCAAGCTCAAAATCGTTCTGTTAAGTTCACGCTCAAGCACCCCCAGGAAAATGCTTTAACTACTGAAACCAAGGTAACAGCTAGTTTCTTTCGCGCCGTTACAAGAGAGCAAACTTTTGCTGTTCTGCAATGGTACGCTTGGCGAAACGGTGGAGATTCATCTCCTTTGCAGTGGTTGTTAGCAGATCAAGTCGCACAATTGCAAAAGCAACGCGCTGCTTGGGTCGCTGTTAGTATTCTTATGCCGATGGAACCTTTGGGACAAATCGAAACAGTTTGGCCTGAGGTTAAGTCTATTGGTGAAACAGTACAAGCTGCCTTAATGGCTGGTTTTTTGTAA
- a CDS encoding PAP/fibrillin family protein gives MAVDTGKYTAAKTALRQALAACGGSTKDKAVIDAIENLQPLNPTKAPAYSGTLLDSNWLLISAPNFPGGEQLEDGKFAYTLGRLAFNMFQPTGLKLVIDRVLQPVLLLEGEQRSHDIVVEFTTIDESLPKLAGIVRNQGICYPVSDRLLQVKFTGGTLAPQNSNQMNDWQAVFGQQQPSQKSWQEKFKSALFWLMFGLVPPQAMNPETGEVCFTMQRSPKGRLEILYLDDELRITRGERGTFLVCERQ, from the coding sequence ATGGCAGTAGATACGGGAAAATATACAGCGGCTAAAACAGCTTTGCGTCAGGCGCTTGCTGCTTGTGGTGGCAGCACCAAGGACAAAGCCGTAATTGACGCGATTGAGAATCTCCAGCCTCTCAACCCGACGAAAGCACCAGCCTATAGTGGCACCCTACTGGATAGTAATTGGTTGTTGATTAGCGCACCAAATTTTCCAGGAGGGGAACAACTTGAAGATGGAAAGTTTGCCTATACCCTCGGTCGGCTCGCCTTCAATATGTTTCAACCGACAGGATTAAAATTGGTCATTGACCGAGTTCTACAACCTGTCTTGTTATTGGAAGGAGAACAGCGCAGCCACGATATTGTTGTGGAATTTACGACAATTGACGAGTCTCTTCCCAAGTTGGCTGGAATTGTTCGCAATCAAGGCATCTGTTACCCGGTTAGCGATCGCCTGCTACAAGTAAAATTTACGGGAGGAACTCTAGCGCCGCAAAACTCAAATCAAATGAACGATTGGCAAGCGGTTTTTGGACAGCAGCAACCCTCACAAAAAAGTTGGCAAGAAAAATTCAAGTCCGCTTTATTCTGGCTTATGTTTGGTTTAGTTCCTCCACAAGCAATGAATCCAGAAACTGGAGAAGTTTGTTTCACCATGCAGCGATCGCCTAAAGGTCGTCTAGAAATTCTCTATCTTGATGATGAACTTCGGATTACTCGTGGGGAACGGGGAACATTCTTGGTATGTGAGCGGCAGTAA
- a CDS encoding Rieske 2Fe-2S domain-containing protein — MFNSVLSQQDSQQALTSQTIAPQEFPAGGLDPDRFEWQEVWYPVAYVEDLDKSQLTRFTLLEQDIVLWWDKNEQTWRAFVDQCPHRLAPLSEGRINELGQLECPYHGWSFSGTGRCERIPQQAEGTKAEVSGRACVTSMPTTVRQGLLFVYPGRAENASKTKVPIVEPLEEDPEGWICLNTFRDLPYDALTLMENVLDPSHVPYTHHRTVGNRANVSAVELEVVESGKWGFKGTWAEGPRKGTLGRQDTTFIAPGLMWHDLTSKQFGRTLTVVYATPIRKGECRLFARFPFKFSSKLPGLFLKLTPRWYSHIGQNNVLEDDQIFLHYQQRYLEQRGGSANFTKAFYLPTKADLFVFQLRSWVKQYHAEPFPGKILPPPLPKEALLDRYHSHTKKCSSCRTALINLQRLRMGVAVVAALVWGLLPLLVLIQGQVSIITATISSLAVVSGALIWFGLGKLERQFYQGREVPPRNLPEKK; from the coding sequence ATGTTCAACAGCGTTTTATCTCAACAGGATTCTCAACAAGCACTCACATCCCAAACCATAGCACCACAAGAGTTTCCTGCGGGTGGACTCGATCCAGACCGCTTTGAGTGGCAAGAAGTTTGGTATCCTGTCGCTTACGTTGAAGACCTAGACAAATCTCAGCTAACTCGCTTCACCTTGCTAGAGCAGGACATTGTTTTGTGGTGGGACAAAAATGAACAGACGTGGCGAGCATTTGTAGACCAATGCCCACACCGTTTAGCGCCGCTTTCAGAAGGCAGAATTAACGAGTTAGGACAGCTAGAATGTCCTTATCATGGCTGGTCTTTTTCAGGAACCGGTCGGTGTGAACGTATCCCCCAACAAGCGGAAGGAACAAAAGCAGAAGTTTCTGGGCGTGCCTGCGTGACTTCTATGCCCACCACTGTTCGTCAAGGGCTGTTGTTCGTTTATCCTGGTCGAGCAGAGAATGCGTCTAAAACTAAAGTTCCGATCGTCGAACCCCTCGAAGAAGATCCTGAAGGCTGGATTTGCCTCAATACCTTTCGAGACTTGCCCTATGATGCCCTGACGTTGATGGAAAACGTTCTCGATCCCAGCCATGTCCCTTACACGCACCACCGCACCGTTGGCAATCGGGCTAACGTGTCTGCTGTTGAATTGGAAGTCGTAGAATCAGGGAAGTGGGGGTTTAAAGGGACTTGGGCAGAAGGGCCTCGCAAAGGAACTCTAGGGCGTCAGGATACTACCTTCATTGCTCCTGGACTGATGTGGCACGACCTCACCTCCAAGCAGTTTGGCAGAACTTTGACAGTGGTCTACGCAACTCCGATTCGTAAGGGAGAATGTCGGTTATTTGCCCGCTTTCCCTTCAAGTTCTCCTCCAAATTGCCGGGACTATTTCTCAAGCTGACTCCGCGCTGGTACTCACACATTGGACAAAATAACGTCCTGGAAGACGATCAGATTTTTCTGCATTACCAACAACGGTATCTCGAACAACGAGGCGGCAGTGCCAACTTTACTAAGGCGTTTTATTTGCCGACCAAAGCCGACCTTTTCGTATTTCAATTGCGTTCCTGGGTGAAACAATATCATGCTGAACCCTTCCCAGGAAAGATTCTTCCACCGCCACTGCCTAAAGAAGCTCTACTAGACAGGTATCATTCCCACACGAAAAAATGCAGCAGTTGCCGTACTGCCTTGATCAACTTGCAACGGTTGAGGATGGGAGTAGCTGTAGTGGCAGCATTGGTTTGGGGGCTACTTCCCCTATTGGTGTTGATTCAGGGTCAGGTATCTATCATCACTGCTACCATTTCCAGCTTGGCTGTTGTTAGTGGTGCATTGATTTGGTTTGGTTTGGGCAAGTTGGAGCGACAGTTTTACCAAGGGCGAGAAGTCCCGCCCAGAAATTTGCCAGAGAAAAAATAG
- a CDS encoding transposase, whose translation MKYNPEKHHRRSIRLQGYNYSQAGAYFITICTSQRECLFGEIVDEQMKLNNLGKVAQWYWRILPKYHPRLLLDDFVFMPNHLHGILILTDDSEHEEGEDFANCDRIVGAGLTENLSVLSKILSAKPAPTGNSTIKRHHGIPEIIRGFKTFSARRINQIRCTPGISVWQRNYYEQIIHNEIALNTIRQYIANNPSSWEIDQLHPQNPSKW comes from the coding sequence ATGAAATATAACCCTGAAAAACATCACCGCCGATCTATCCGTCTTCAGGGATACAACTACTCCCAAGCAGGAGCATATTTCATAACTATTTGTACTTCTCAAAGAGAATGTTTGTTCGGTGAAATTGTAGATGAACAGATGAAATTGAATAATTTAGGAAAAGTCGCTCAGTGGTATTGGCGAATTTTACCTAAATATCACCCGCGATTGCTGTTGGATGATTTTGTATTCATGCCAAATCATTTGCATGGAATTTTGATTTTGACTGATGATTCAGAACATGAAGAGGGAGAAGATTTTGCAAATTGCGATCGCATTGTAGGGGCGGGTTTAACAGAGAATTTATCGGTCTTGAGCAAGATATTATCGGCAAAACCCGCCCCTACCGGGAATTCGACAATCAAGCGACATCATGGCATTCCAGAAATTATTCGTGGATTCAAAACATTTTCCGCCCGTCGTATCAACCAAATCCGCTGTACTCCTGGAATATCTGTATGGCAACGAAATTACTACGAACAAATCATACATAATGAGATTGCTTTAAATACAATTCGTCAGTATATTGCCAATAATCCTAGTTCCTGGGAGATTGACCAACTGCACCCTCAAAATCCTTCCAAATGGTGA